One genomic region from Haloterrigena gelatinilytica encodes:
- a CDS encoding uracil-DNA glycosylase family protein — MKNVTERTSNPFGLRPPFDRTGPDERTAVFGYGDANADFHLIGDHPDVHGGRSTGVPFTETESGVAIQEVARAVDFASGPFDRPDLENLYCSYIHMCCLPPGETPSDESYADLERFFDAELRAINAHILLPVGERATDHVLREYTTQRHRIDLDMAVLHATEIRGRGFLIVPIREPTEWEDTDEEAIVARLEAILGRDYRQTKGVATLVG, encoded by the coding sequence GTGAAGAACGTCACAGAGCGGACGAGCAACCCGTTCGGACTGCGACCGCCGTTCGATCGGACCGGGCCCGACGAGCGGACCGCCGTCTTCGGCTACGGCGACGCCAACGCCGACTTCCACCTGATCGGCGACCACCCCGACGTCCACGGCGGGCGGTCGACCGGCGTGCCGTTCACCGAAACCGAGTCCGGCGTCGCGATTCAGGAGGTCGCTCGCGCGGTCGACTTCGCCAGCGGCCCGTTCGACCGACCCGACCTCGAGAACCTGTACTGCAGCTACATCCACATGTGCTGTCTGCCGCCCGGAGAGACGCCGAGCGACGAATCCTACGCCGACCTCGAGCGGTTCTTCGACGCCGAACTCCGGGCGATCAACGCCCACATCCTGCTGCCGGTCGGCGAGCGGGCGACCGATCACGTCCTCCGGGAGTACACCACGCAACGGCACCGAATCGACCTCGATATGGCCGTCCTCCACGCCACCGAGATCCGCGGACGAGGCTTCCTGATCGTCCCGATTCGGGAGCCGACCGAGTGGGAAGACACCGACGAAGAGGCGATCGTCGCGCGACTCGAGGCGATCCTGGGACGGGATTACCGCCAGACGAAAGGCGTCGCGACGCTGGTCGGCTGA
- a CDS encoding TIGR00341 family protein, translated as MRLVEVLIPTQQRETVEETLENEGLDFTLVEERSRDEPSVVITFPLPAPAVESVLDELRDAGLDEDSYTVIVEAETVVSERYDELEQRYAQDTARISREELQAEAKDLTPTFGTYLVMTVMSVLVATAGLLLDSPAVVVGSMVIAPLIGPALGASVGTVINDHALFRRGIKLQALGLGVGVVTAAGFAFVARTTGLVSPMLDIFEISEIQGRLTPDILSLVIAAGAGVAGAWTLTAGTSAALVGVGIGLAWGLPEVTLAASVLVLVNVLTINITSLAVLWYKGYRPDNWFQQDEARVATKKRAVALAVTIVVLSGFLGAVTYDTYRTGVYEENVNEDVTAVLDSPEYAELTLIDVTVEYTDPVPLRQPERVVVRVGYPVGTEPPRISDEIESRGSVTAESAFHLPTGPLVDSHRAEVVVYYIPRG; from the coding sequence ATGCGGCTCGTGGAAGTACTTATTCCGACACAACAGCGCGAAACCGTCGAGGAGACGCTCGAGAACGAAGGTCTCGATTTCACTCTCGTCGAGGAGCGGAGCCGCGACGAACCCTCGGTCGTCATCACGTTCCCGTTACCCGCGCCCGCGGTCGAATCCGTCCTCGACGAACTCCGGGACGCGGGACTCGACGAGGATTCCTACACCGTGATCGTCGAGGCGGAAACCGTCGTCTCCGAACGGTACGACGAACTCGAACAGCGATACGCCCAGGACACCGCACGGATCTCCCGCGAGGAACTGCAGGCGGAAGCGAAGGACCTCACCCCCACGTTCGGCACGTACCTCGTCATGACGGTTATGAGCGTGCTCGTCGCGACCGCCGGTCTGCTACTCGATTCGCCGGCGGTCGTCGTCGGCTCGATGGTGATCGCACCGCTGATCGGTCCCGCGCTCGGCGCGAGCGTCGGCACGGTCATCAACGACCACGCGTTGTTCCGGCGCGGGATCAAGCTTCAGGCGCTCGGGCTCGGCGTCGGCGTCGTCACCGCCGCCGGCTTCGCGTTCGTCGCCCGGACGACCGGACTCGTCTCGCCGATGCTCGACATCTTCGAAATCTCGGAGATTCAGGGCCGACTCACCCCCGATATACTCTCGCTCGTCATCGCGGCCGGCGCCGGCGTCGCGGGGGCGTGGACGCTCACCGCCGGCACGTCCGCCGCCCTCGTCGGCGTCGGCATCGGTCTCGCGTGGGGGCTCCCGGAGGTCACGCTCGCCGCGAGCGTCCTCGTCCTCGTGAACGTCCTCACGATCAACATCACCAGCCTCGCCGTGCTCTGGTACAAGGGGTATCGGCCGGACAACTGGTTCCAGCAGGACGAAGCCCGCGTCGCCACGAAGAAACGCGCCGTCGCACTCGCGGTTACGATCGTCGTCCTCTCGGGATTTCTCGGCGCCGTGACCTACGACACCTACCGAACCGGGGTCTACGAGGAGAACGTCAACGAGGACGTGACGGCCGTTCTCGATTCGCCCGAATACGCCGAACTCACGCTCATCGACGTCACGGTCGAGTACACCGATCCGGTCCCGCTCCGCCAGCCGGAACGCGTCGTCGTTCGGGTCGGCTATCCGGTCGGCACCGAGCCGCCGCGGATCAGCGACGAGATCGAATCCCGAGGGAGCGTCACCGCCGAGTCGGCGTTTCACCTGCCGACCGGGCCGCTCGTCGACTCCCACCGCGCCGAGGTGGTCGTCTACTACATTCCGAGGGGATAG
- a CDS encoding helix-turn-helix domain-containing protein, whose protein sequence is MSLVATVVVPAAEFQLGSLLDTDEDVTLTVETTVPTSESVVPYFWAPADVADSIVATLESDRTVAAVSIVDELDDHVLVKIAWNDRVDGVLETIRERDVIVTSAVGTESRWTFRLRFPSSEDLSAFYSSCLERDISIELVRLHETGEPSGGRGFGLTTAQRELLVAAYEAGYFDVPRRTTLVELGDRLDVSDSAVSQRLRRGLAALIGSTIAVDADDEPASPSRRLDEELEVETQSDP, encoded by the coding sequence ATGAGTCTCGTCGCGACGGTCGTCGTCCCGGCGGCGGAGTTTCAGCTCGGGTCGCTGCTCGATACGGACGAGGACGTGACGCTGACCGTCGAGACGACGGTCCCGACCAGCGAGTCGGTCGTCCCGTACTTCTGGGCGCCGGCCGACGTCGCCGACTCGATCGTCGCCACCCTCGAGTCCGACCGGACGGTCGCCGCGGTCTCGATCGTCGACGAGCTCGACGATCACGTCCTCGTCAAGATCGCGTGGAACGATCGGGTCGACGGCGTCCTCGAGACGATCCGCGAGCGCGACGTGATCGTCACGAGCGCCGTCGGCACGGAGTCACGCTGGACGTTCCGCCTCCGGTTTCCGTCCTCCGAGGACCTGTCGGCCTTCTACAGCAGTTGCCTCGAGCGGGATATCTCGATCGAACTCGTCCGCCTCCACGAGACGGGCGAACCGAGCGGCGGCCGCGGGTTCGGACTGACGACGGCCCAGCGAGAACTGCTGGTCGCCGCCTACGAGGCCGGCTACTTCGACGTCCCGCGGCGAACCACGCTGGTCGAACTGGGCGACCGGCTCGACGTGTCCGACTCGGCGGTTTCACAGCGGCTGCGCCGCGGCCTCGCGGCGCTCATCGGCTCGACCATCGCGGTCGATGCCGACGACGAACCGGCGTCGCCCTCGCGTCGATTGGACGAGGAACTCGAGGTCGAAACGCAGTCGGATCCGTGA
- a CDS encoding metal-dependent hydrolase yields the protein MYQVGHYGTALLAYAPLGTAVALGGHETAAILGALACVALSTLPDCDRKLPLVEHRGPTHSLAFALLVGAGLAGIAATLAGTGSPLLGAGLVGFAFVVGALSICSHLLADALTPMGIRPLWPLSSRRYTLAVTRTANPLANYVLFGLGVAAVLAGAGIVATFG from the coding sequence ATGTATCAGGTCGGCCATTACGGGACGGCGCTGCTGGCGTACGCGCCGCTTGGCACCGCCGTCGCCCTCGGCGGACACGAGACGGCGGCGATACTCGGCGCGCTCGCCTGCGTCGCGCTCTCGACGCTCCCCGATTGCGACCGCAAACTGCCGCTCGTCGAGCACCGCGGCCCGACCCACTCGCTGGCGTTCGCCCTGTTGGTCGGCGCCGGTCTCGCCGGCATCGCCGCGACGCTCGCCGGGACCGGTTCGCCCCTCCTCGGCGCCGGCCTCGTCGGTTTCGCGTTCGTCGTCGGCGCGCTCTCGATCTGCTCGCACCTCCTCGCGGACGCGCTGACGCCGATGGGGATCCGTCCCCTCTGGCCCCTCTCGAGTCGCCGCTACACGCTCGCGGTGACCCGAACGGCGAATCCGCTGGCCAACTACGTTCTGTTTGGCCTCGGGGTCGCGGCGGTACTCGCGGGCGCGGGAATCGTCGCGACGTTCGGCTAA
- a CDS encoding COX15/CtaA family protein, translating into MSTNSQTSRPVVRPLIERFGFPHLLAATLVMVAATILLGIAAKATGSGLACEANWPQCDAGPYNLLPANLPSFYEWFHRFVAMFAGFAIIGTAVAAVRLPDVDRRVAGLVVAGLVLTPIQVALGRETVTTYTMDILGLHFWTAISIFVVFTVATVLVWAPRLTAGHVTGALVVGTVALPAHVVISPTVMSDVTTYGPSMQMFQYGVTLVILASVIVATIIGRRRFDEGRLTAFLSATAVLALAVTYLGRQAVNPAFDTLYAVGAGVLFVAFLAGVGLTRRASRTSRTPASR; encoded by the coding sequence GTGTCGACCAACAGTCAGACCTCTCGTCCGGTAGTTCGTCCGCTGATCGAACGGTTCGGCTTTCCGCATCTGCTCGCGGCGACGCTCGTGATGGTCGCGGCGACGATCCTGCTCGGCATCGCCGCGAAGGCGACCGGGTCGGGGTTGGCCTGCGAGGCCAACTGGCCTCAGTGTGACGCCGGCCCGTACAACCTGCTCCCGGCGAACCTCCCGAGTTTCTACGAGTGGTTCCACCGCTTCGTCGCCATGTTCGCCGGCTTCGCGATCATCGGGACGGCCGTCGCCGCCGTTCGCCTGCCGGACGTCGACCGTCGCGTCGCCGGGCTCGTCGTCGCCGGACTGGTGCTGACGCCGATTCAGGTCGCCCTCGGTCGCGAAACCGTCACGACGTACACGATGGACATTCTCGGACTCCACTTCTGGACCGCGATCTCGATCTTCGTGGTGTTTACCGTCGCGACGGTCCTCGTCTGGGCGCCGCGGCTGACGGCGGGTCACGTCACCGGCGCGCTCGTGGTGGGCACGGTCGCGCTCCCGGCCCACGTGGTGATCAGCCCGACGGTGATGAGCGACGTCACGACGTACGGCCCGTCGATGCAGATGTTCCAGTACGGCGTCACGCTCGTCATCCTCGCGTCCGTCATCGTCGCCACGATCATCGGCCGCCGCCGGTTCGACGAGGGTCGGCTGACCGCGTTCCTGAGCGCGACGGCGGTGCTCGCGCTCGCCGTCACCTACCTCGGCCGACAGGCCGTCAACCCCGCGTTCGACACCCTCTACGCCGTCGGCGCCGGCGTGCTCTTCGTCGCGTTCCTGGCGGGCGTCGGCCTGACGCGCCGCGCCTCGAGGACGTCGCGGACGCCGGCGTCCCGATAA
- a CDS encoding M24 family metallopeptidase, with the protein MEKRERLESYLESNDLDSVWFARPNSFAWLTGGNNVVDRETDAGVAAVGYDGTTLRIVTDTIEADRIADEELPDLDADEISIERFPWHDSSLEAAIAARVGSDERAAADVDVPGLERVDPTPLRQPLTKRDRERYRRLGRETAAAVESVCRELRAEDTEHEVASALRVALSARDVEAPVVLVGGAERAQRYRHYTPTEAELGDYALVSVTTQRAGLHASCTRTVAFDPPSWLEERHATAARVETTALAATQAAAGDDGTAGTAGDVFAAIRDAYDALGYAGEWERHHQGGAAGFAGREWIATPDHDAPVTAPMAYAWNPTVEGAKSEDTHLVTEDAVESLTDTDNWPTTTASAVGYELELERPAVLTLED; encoded by the coding sequence ATGGAGAAACGCGAGCGCCTCGAGAGTTACCTCGAGTCGAACGACCTCGATTCTGTCTGGTTCGCCCGGCCGAACTCGTTCGCCTGGCTGACCGGGGGGAACAACGTCGTCGACCGCGAGACCGACGCCGGCGTCGCCGCCGTCGGCTACGACGGGACGACCCTCCGGATCGTGACGGACACCATCGAAGCCGATCGGATCGCCGACGAGGAGTTGCCGGATCTCGACGCCGACGAAATCTCGATCGAGCGGTTCCCGTGGCACGACTCGTCGCTCGAAGCGGCCATCGCGGCCCGCGTCGGCTCCGACGAACGGGCCGCCGCGGACGTCGACGTGCCGGGCTTAGAGCGCGTCGATCCGACGCCGCTCCGACAGCCGTTGACGAAACGGGATCGCGAGCGCTACCGGCGGCTGGGACGGGAGACGGCCGCCGCCGTCGAGTCGGTCTGTCGGGAACTCCGGGCCGAGGACACTGAACACGAGGTCGCGTCGGCCCTGCGGGTCGCCCTCTCGGCCCGGGACGTCGAGGCGCCCGTCGTCCTCGTCGGCGGCGCCGAACGCGCCCAGCGGTACCGCCACTACACGCCGACCGAGGCCGAACTCGGCGACTACGCGCTCGTCTCGGTGACGACCCAGCGGGCCGGCCTCCACGCGAGCTGTACTCGAACGGTCGCCTTCGACCCGCCGTCGTGGCTCGAGGAGCGACACGCGACCGCGGCCCGCGTCGAGACGACGGCGCTGGCGGCGACGCAGGCGGCGGCCGGCGACGACGGAACCGCGGGGACGGCCGGCGACGTCTTCGCGGCGATTCGGGACGCCTACGACGCGCTCGGCTACGCGGGCGAGTGGGAGCGCCACCACCAGGGCGGCGCCGCCGGCTTCGCCGGCCGGGAGTGGATCGCGACGCCCGACCACGACGCGCCGGTGACGGCGCCGATGGCCTACGCCTGGAACCCGACCGTCGAGGGCGCGAAGAGCGAGGACACTCACCTCGTCACCGAGGACGCGGTCGAGTCGCTGACGGACACGGACAACTGGCCGACGACGACCGCCAGCGCCGTCGGGTACGAGTTAGAACTCGAGCGGCCGGCCGTGCTGACGCTCGAGGACTGA
- a CDS encoding helix-turn-helix domain-containing protein, with product MASDDTDERRGGDGSGRPQRDESDDQFDESPLEPGADDPAEPRDEGDRAAAVEEVDGRIVDLLSWILDTETRAKIYVYLLANPGSTSEEVATGTGLYPSTVREALAELHEEERVNREKRASEGAGNNPYEYTAIQPSELVGGVVDQVQQELNTIFTLDRLLDRHGASDPGLEGGNEPVTITVDDTEPPEPAATEASETARSESEDATSTGRDADSADEDDATESSSAPGSET from the coding sequence ATGGCTTCAGACGACACTGACGAACGTCGAGGAGGCGACGGGAGCGGCCGCCCGCAGCGCGACGAATCGGACGATCAGTTCGACGAATCGCCCCTCGAGCCCGGTGCGGACGACCCGGCGGAGCCTCGAGACGAGGGCGATCGAGCGGCCGCCGTCGAGGAGGTCGACGGCCGGATCGTCGATCTGCTCTCGTGGATCCTCGATACGGAGACCCGCGCGAAGATCTACGTCTACCTGCTGGCCAATCCGGGCAGCACCTCCGAGGAGGTCGCCACGGGGACCGGTCTCTATCCGAGCACGGTCCGGGAGGCCCTCGCGGAACTCCACGAGGAGGAGCGCGTGAATCGGGAGAAACGCGCCAGCGAGGGCGCCGGCAACAACCCCTACGAGTACACGGCCATTCAGCCGAGCGAACTCGTCGGCGGCGTCGTCGATCAGGTCCAGCAGGAGCTGAACACCATCTTCACGCTCGATCGGCTCCTCGATCGCCACGGTGCGTCCGATCCCGGTCTCGAGGGCGGCAACGAACCGGTGACGATCACCGTCGACGACACCGAGCCCCCGGAGCCCGCCGCGACCGAAGCGTCCGAGACGGCGCGCTCGGAGTCCGAGGACGCCACCTCCACGGGGCGCGACGCCGACTCGGCCGACGAAGACGACGCGACCGAGTCGTCGTCAGCTCCCGGCTCCGAGACGTAA
- a CDS encoding glutamate--cysteine ligase: MERGSRDSFTRMGTLGIEEECFVVDDDGRPTSGTDDLVYEYDPPEILEGRLDHELFKFVIETQTPLIEAPDDARETLLEIRRALVDHATDHGYRIAAAGLHPLAKWQELEHAEKPRYRSQLDRIQYPQHRNTTAGVHVHVGVDDADKAVWIANELRWYVPIILALSANSPYWNGYDTGLQSARAKIFEALPNTGMPTYFEDYEAFDRFERRMLETESIRDRGELWYDVRPHTAHGTVELRTPDGQADPEIVLAFVEYAHALVEALAEEYEDGADGYGRNHRRELLDENKWRAIRHGHEATLIDREMEGTIDLGELVDRECERLGIDGIRRVYERDSGAERQRRLLEEEGPDALCESLLLGTE, from the coding sequence ATGGAACGCGGGTCCCGGGATTCGTTTACGCGCATGGGCACGCTGGGGATCGAAGAGGAGTGTTTCGTCGTCGACGACGACGGTCGCCCCACGAGCGGCACCGACGATCTCGTCTACGAGTACGACCCGCCCGAGATCCTCGAGGGACGGCTCGATCACGAACTGTTCAAGTTCGTCATCGAGACCCAGACGCCGCTGATCGAGGCTCCCGACGACGCTCGAGAGACGCTGCTCGAGATTCGACGGGCGCTGGTCGATCACGCCACCGACCACGGCTACCGGATCGCCGCGGCGGGGCTGCATCCGCTGGCGAAGTGGCAGGAACTCGAACACGCCGAAAAGCCGCGGTATCGGTCGCAACTCGACCGGATCCAGTACCCGCAACACCGGAACACGACGGCGGGCGTCCACGTCCACGTCGGCGTCGACGACGCCGATAAGGCGGTCTGGATCGCCAACGAACTGCGCTGGTACGTCCCGATCATCCTCGCGCTCTCCGCGAACTCGCCGTACTGGAACGGGTACGACACCGGGCTCCAGTCGGCCCGCGCGAAGATCTTCGAGGCGCTGCCGAACACGGGGATGCCGACCTACTTCGAGGACTACGAGGCCTTCGACCGGTTCGAGCGCCGAATGCTCGAGACCGAGTCGATCCGCGACCGCGGCGAACTCTGGTACGACGTGCGGCCCCACACCGCCCACGGGACCGTCGAACTCCGGACGCCGGACGGGCAAGCCGACCCCGAAATCGTCCTCGCGTTCGTCGAGTACGCCCACGCGCTCGTGGAAGCGCTCGCCGAGGAGTACGAGGACGGCGCCGACGGCTACGGCCGGAATCACCGCCGCGAACTGTTAGACGAGAACAAGTGGCGGGCGATCCGCCACGGCCACGAGGCCACCCTCATCGACCGCGAGATGGAGGGGACGATCGATCTCGGCGAACTCGTCGACCGCGAGTGCGAGCGCCTGGGGATCGACGGGATCAGGCGCGTCTACGAGCGCGACAGCGGCGCCGAGCGACAGCGGCGCCTGCTCGAGGAGGAGGGTCCCGACGCCCTCTGCGAGTCGCTGCTGCTCGGGACCGAGTGA
- a CDS encoding short-chain fatty acid transporter, producing the protein MSAASSEKGAVRRFFTGLGELSSRLVRRYLPDAFIFALLLTFLTMGIAVLVTDTGLADVATHWGAGFWEVVTFSTQATLALLTGWALADSPPVKRGLRRIAAIPSSQTGAIVVVAFCGQLLGLFHWGVVLIAGAILAREVGIAMAEKDVDVHYPLLVAAAYAGLLPWHQGLSAASLLLVATDGHFAEESMGVIPVSETIFHPFNLALVAATVAVVVVLMPLMAPDDENITTVPEEKLRQARGEAMTDGGEPSGTKRTSELRSDGGMTATAGARPHRLHESRSKELLLDSTALCVGVGLLMWTYLGYLFATEPFMDVLNINILISAMFGLGFLAHMSLRSYIDVFHEAIRGASQIIIQFQFYGGIMGIMVFSGLAELIAETAATYATETTWYLMVFVSGGIVNFFVPSGGGQWTVMGEIYASATHSIPGTQMNHMMIAFAMGDQWTNMVQPFWAIPVLGIAGLTIRDMMGYVVVLFVFSGIVMGAGAILMGVVG; encoded by the coding sequence ATGAGCGCGGCCTCGAGCGAGAAGGGCGCGGTCCGTCGCTTTTTCACCGGACTCGGCGAACTCTCGAGCAGGCTCGTCCGACGCTATCTCCCCGACGCGTTCATCTTCGCGCTCCTGCTGACGTTTCTGACGATGGGGATCGCGGTCCTGGTCACCGATACGGGTCTCGCCGACGTCGCGACCCACTGGGGAGCGGGCTTCTGGGAGGTCGTCACGTTCTCGACGCAGGCGACGCTGGCGCTGTTGACCGGCTGGGCGCTGGCGGATTCCCCGCCGGTCAAACGCGGGCTGCGACGGATCGCGGCGATCCCGAGCAGCCAGACGGGAGCGATCGTCGTCGTCGCATTTTGCGGGCAGTTACTCGGGCTGTTCCACTGGGGCGTCGTGTTGATCGCCGGCGCGATCCTCGCCCGCGAGGTCGGCATCGCGATGGCCGAGAAGGACGTCGACGTCCACTATCCGCTGCTGGTCGCGGCCGCCTACGCGGGGCTGCTCCCGTGGCATCAGGGCCTCTCCGCGGCCTCGCTGTTGCTCGTCGCGACGGACGGCCACTTCGCCGAGGAGAGCATGGGCGTCATCCCCGTCTCCGAGACGATCTTCCACCCGTTCAACCTCGCGCTGGTCGCGGCGACCGTCGCCGTCGTCGTGGTGCTCATGCCGCTGATGGCGCCCGACGACGAAAATATCACGACGGTCCCCGAGGAGAAGCTGCGGCAGGCGCGCGGCGAGGCGATGACTGATGGGGGTGAGCCGAGTGGAACGAAGCGAACGTCGGAGCTCCGTTCCGACGGTGGGATGACCGCGACCGCCGGCGCGCGGCCGCATCGCCTGCACGAATCGCGATCGAAGGAACTCCTGCTCGATAGCACGGCGCTCTGCGTCGGGGTCGGGCTGCTGATGTGGACGTATCTGGGCTACCTGTTCGCGACGGAGCCGTTCATGGACGTCCTGAACATCAACATCCTCATCTCCGCGATGTTCGGCCTCGGCTTCCTCGCACACATGTCGCTTCGCAGCTACATCGACGTCTTCCACGAGGCGATCCGCGGGGCCAGCCAGATCATCATCCAGTTCCAGTTCTACGGCGGGATCATGGGCATCATGGTCTTCTCCGGACTGGCCGAGCTGATCGCCGAGACGGCCGCTACCTACGCGACGGAGACGACGTGGTATCTGATGGTGTTCGTCTCCGGGGGCATCGTCAACTTCTTCGTCCCCTCCGGCGGCGGCCAGTGGACGGTGATGGGCGAGATCTACGCCTCGGCCACCCATTCGATCCCGGGAACGCAGATGAACCACATGATGATCGCCTTCGCGATGGGCGACCAGTGGACCAACATGGTCCAGCCGTTCTGGGCCATTCCGGTGCTCGGCATCGCCGGGCTGACCATCCGAGACATGATGGGCTACGTCGTCGTGCTGTTCGTCTTCTCCGGGATCGTGATGGGTGCCGGGGCGATCCTGATGGGGGTCGTCGGGTGA
- a CDS encoding TIGR00366 family protein yields the protein MSGETSTHDAERTDRSVADGTDRTGFVPAFGQYFPESLVGAVLLAGLALVATAPFLEPLTQLEVFATGFYDLFALQMFVILFWVLSAAVVEAPRVGAVLDRVADALPTSQRGIVFSTAVLSLALGWVNWALGLIAGVLVGQRLCRRARAEGTAVHYPLVLTGALLSLVVANQGLSSPGALLMADGSGVANVVAEDAGSVSMSSFVLHPVNLVSTAVFVVTLPLLLVWLAPNEDAEIEPLAERNRVLEGSIAETLSHYSPARDREDWRLGDRLENSRLISLATVAVGLASAGWHFGTGGALTLPWLAFALVVLGLLVQGPPMAFREKTEDATRWANHVAIPFLLYASVVALLTEADLYGPIGDAIASTGVPGAASYVVAVVLGLLVPDPASVWVLQGRALAAADVDLVVSLIATMYGAGVSNLWLAFLFAGILSIRGFDWREFATYAAIVTLYVSVVVLGLLLVF from the coding sequence ATGAGCGGCGAAACATCCACTCACGACGCCGAACGGACGGACCGGTCGGTCGCCGACGGGACCGATCGAACGGGGTTCGTCCCCGCCTTCGGCCAGTACTTCCCCGAGTCGCTCGTCGGCGCGGTCCTGCTGGCGGGACTGGCGCTCGTCGCGACGGCTCCCTTCCTCGAGCCGCTGACCCAACTCGAGGTGTTCGCGACCGGCTTCTACGATCTGTTCGCGCTGCAGATGTTCGTGATCCTCTTCTGGGTGCTCAGCGCCGCGGTCGTCGAAGCGCCGCGCGTCGGCGCCGTTCTCGACCGGGTCGCCGACGCCCTCCCGACGAGCCAGCGGGGGATCGTCTTCTCGACGGCCGTCCTCTCGCTGGCGCTGGGCTGGGTCAACTGGGCGCTCGGGCTGATCGCCGGCGTCCTCGTCGGCCAGAGGCTCTGTCGGCGCGCTCGCGCCGAGGGGACCGCGGTCCACTACCCGCTCGTGCTGACCGGCGCCCTGCTGTCGCTGGTCGTCGCGAACCAGGGGCTCTCGAGTCCCGGCGCGTTGCTGATGGCCGACGGGAGCGGCGTCGCGAACGTCGTGGCCGAGGACGCCGGGAGCGTTTCGATGTCGTCGTTCGTGCTTCACCCGGTGAACCTCGTCTCGACGGCGGTCTTCGTCGTCACGCTCCCGCTCCTGCTGGTCTGGCTCGCGCCGAACGAGGACGCCGAGATCGAACCGCTCGCGGAGCGCAACCGCGTTCTCGAGGGGTCGATCGCCGAGACGCTGTCGCACTACTCGCCGGCGCGGGACCGCGAGGACTGGCGGCTCGGCGACCGGCTCGAGAACAGCCGCCTCATCAGCCTGGCGACGGTCGCCGTCGGCCTCGCGTCCGCGGGGTGGCACTTCGGAACCGGCGGCGCGCTGACGCTGCCCTGGCTCGCGTTCGCGCTGGTCGTGCTCGGTTTGTTGGTCCAGGGACCGCCGATGGCCTTCCGGGAGAAGACGGAGGACGCGACGCGGTGGGCCAACCACGTGGCGATCCCGTTCCTGCTGTACGCTTCGGTCGTCGCGTTGCTGACCGAAGCCGACCTGTACGGACCGATCGGCGACGCGATCGCGAGCACGGGCGTTCCCGGCGCGGCGTCGTACGTCGTCGCCGTCGTCTTGGGCTTGCTCGTCCCGGATCCCGCCTCCGTCTGGGTCCTTCAGGGGCGGGCGCTGGCGGCCGCCGACGTCGATCTCGTCGTCTCCCTGATCGCGACGATGTACGGTGCGGGCGTCTCGAACCTCTGGCTCGCGTTCCTGTTCGCCGGCATCCTCTCGATCCGCGGCTTCGACTGGCGGGAGTTCGCGACGTACGCGGCGATCGTCACGCTGTACGTTTCGGTCGTCGTCCTGGGGCTGTTGCTGGTCTTCTGA